In Salinigranum marinum, one DNA window encodes the following:
- a CDS encoding LSM domain-containing protein, which produces MSGRPLDVLEASLDALVTVHLKDGTIYHGVLAGYDQHMNLVLESDGTADVHGDLDATAVQDTTIIRGDNVVTITT; this is translated from the coding sequence ATGAGCGGACGACCGCTGGACGTACTCGAAGCGTCGCTCGACGCGCTCGTCACGGTCCATCTCAAGGACGGGACGATCTATCACGGCGTGCTCGCCGGGTACGACCAACACATGAACCTGGTACTCGAAAGCGACGGCACCGCCGACGTCCACGGTGATCTCGACGCCACGGCAGTCCAAGACACAACGATTATACGCGGCGACAACGTCGTGACGATAACAACATGA
- the idsA3 gene encoding geranylfarnesyl diphosphate synthase, protein MEPDANATEERVLAAVEERRRVVNDAIDDYLPMAEPERLYEASRYLLLAGGKRLRPTVSLLVAEALLDVDPMSEPYTDFPTLSAGHIDVLAAAMSIEVIQSFTLIHDDIMDDDDLRRGVPAVHKEYDIDTAILAGDTLYSKAFEILTHTGARPENGLRATRKLATTCTHICEGQALDVDFEGRTEVRPEEYLSMVESKTAVLYGAAAAIPPILLDADDEVVDALHQYAIEAGSAFQIQDDVLDLTVPSDHLGKQRGSDLVEDKETLITLHARQQGVDVDALVDADSPEELSEEEVDAAVSTLEESGSIDYARENAQDLVAKSKSRLEVLPDNEPRSLLADIADYLITRGY, encoded by the coding sequence ATGGAACCCGACGCGAACGCCACCGAGGAGCGGGTGCTCGCCGCTGTCGAGGAGCGTCGCCGCGTCGTCAACGACGCCATCGACGATTACCTCCCGATGGCGGAGCCCGAGCGCCTCTACGAGGCGTCGCGTTACCTGCTGCTCGCCGGCGGCAAGCGACTCCGCCCGACCGTCTCGCTGCTCGTCGCCGAAGCACTGCTCGACGTCGACCCGATGTCGGAGCCGTACACCGACTTTCCGACGCTCTCTGCGGGGCATATCGACGTCCTCGCGGCGGCGATGAGCATCGAGGTCATCCAGTCGTTCACCCTCATCCACGACGACATCATGGACGACGACGACCTCCGGCGTGGCGTTCCCGCGGTCCACAAGGAGTACGACATCGACACGGCCATCCTGGCCGGAGACACGCTCTACTCCAAGGCGTTCGAGATACTCACGCACACGGGTGCGCGACCCGAGAACGGCCTCCGTGCGACCCGGAAGCTGGCGACGACCTGCACCCACATCTGCGAGGGCCAGGCGCTCGACGTCGACTTCGAGGGCCGCACGGAGGTCCGCCCCGAGGAGTATCTGTCGATGGTCGAGTCGAAAACCGCCGTCCTGTACGGGGCCGCCGCGGCCATCCCGCCGATCCTCCTGGACGCCGACGACGAGGTCGTCGACGCGCTTCACCAGTACGCCATCGAGGCCGGCAGCGCCTTCCAGATCCAGGACGACGTGCTCGACCTCACCGTTCCCTCCGACCACCTCGGCAAGCAGCGGGGGTCGGATCTCGTCGAGGACAAAGAGACCCTCATCACGCTCCACGCCCGCCAGCAGGGGGTCGACGTCGACGCGCTCGTCGACGCCGATAGCCCGGAGGAGCTGTCCGAGGAGGAGGTCGATGCGGCCGTGTCGACCTTGGAGGAGTCCGGCAGCATCGACTACGCACGGGAGAACGCCCAGGACCTCGTCGCGAAGTCGAAGTCCCGGCTGGAGGTGCTCCCCGACAACGAGCCGCGGAGCCTGCTCGCGGACATCGCCGACTACCTCATCACGCGCGGCTACTGA
- a CDS encoding cyclase family protein, with translation MATFDLSRSVESGMQTYPGDPPVRVEPHADFDADGYRVTALAMGTHTGTHVDAPSHTEEDGATLGVFPLDTFRFDAQLADVRLGARAPISVAALPDPTDADLLVLHTGWDDHWGTDRSRDHPFLTREAAAWCVDHGYHVATDALSVDPTPGPNAGADEPTGFEAHHALLGAGRLVYENLRGLDRLPSRFRLHAYPLAVDADGSPVRAVAITGE, from the coding sequence ATGGCCACGTTCGATCTCTCTCGGTCCGTCGAGTCGGGCATGCAGACCTACCCTGGCGATCCGCCGGTGCGAGTCGAGCCACACGCCGACTTCGACGCGGACGGCTACCGGGTGACGGCGCTCGCGATGGGAACCCACACGGGGACCCACGTCGACGCGCCCAGTCACACGGAGGAAGACGGAGCGACGCTCGGGGTGTTCCCGCTCGATACGTTCCGGTTCGACGCCCAACTGGCCGACGTCAGGCTCGGTGCCCGCGCGCCCATCTCGGTCGCGGCCCTGCCCGACCCGACCGACGCCGACCTCCTCGTCCTCCACACGGGGTGGGACGACCACTGGGGAACCGACCGCTCCCGCGACCACCCGTTTCTCACCCGGGAGGCGGCCGCGTGGTGCGTCGACCACGGCTACCACGTCGCCACGGACGCGCTGAGCGTCGACCCCACGCCGGGCCCGAACGCGGGAGCGGACGAGCCGACGGGGTTCGAGGCGCACCACGCGCTCCTCGGCGCCGGGCGACTCGTCTACGAGAATCTCCGCGGACTCGACCGACTGCCGTCCCGCTTCCGGCTCCACGCGTACCCCCTCGCGGTCGACGCCGACGGCTCCCCCGTCCGGGCGGTCGCGATCACCGGGGAGTGA
- a CDS encoding NrpR regulatory domain-containing protein — translation MPADLDRRTYDLMRLVRTHEPIGSIRLVDLLQQRGYDIKGRTVRLMLSDLDEAGFTQKVPGKGRRLTSAGHAELDRGDVEGRLRQVRERIATRTSQVTYDPTVEAGELLACTAAIASDDVPAAFDALESLGASSLGPVVAAADVTDRGVVLRFPSSITLDGVFLSHGIDATLVTAGLVEYRPSDERVVRYIDTLSGEGSTIDVVRLLIEAGRTDVDATLAGETGVLVVDNREFPLTRFTEGDDLATATAANLGGVLDIRRPREDGPFPRGEPSWEFASLTYGGAGELALALLMERSLVDSWETLGGPVAREEFAPVSVIRTALAEADVGTER, via the coding sequence ATGCCCGCGGATCTTGACCGCCGAACGTACGACCTCATGCGGCTCGTTCGGACGCACGAACCGATCGGGAGCATCCGGCTCGTCGACCTGCTCCAGCAGCGTGGGTACGACATCAAGGGTCGGACGGTCCGACTGATGCTCTCCGACCTCGACGAGGCGGGGTTCACGCAGAAGGTGCCCGGCAAGGGACGCCGACTCACCTCGGCGGGGCACGCGGAACTCGACCGCGGCGACGTGGAGGGCCGGCTGCGACAGGTCCGCGAGCGCATCGCGACGCGCACCAGCCAGGTGACGTACGACCCGACGGTGGAGGCGGGCGAACTGTTAGCTTGCACCGCCGCCATCGCTTCCGACGACGTGCCGGCGGCGTTCGACGCGCTCGAGTCGCTGGGGGCGTCGTCGCTCGGTCCCGTGGTGGCCGCGGCCGACGTGACCGACCGCGGGGTCGTCCTCCGGTTCCCGTCGAGCATCACCCTCGACGGGGTGTTCCTCTCTCACGGGATCGACGCGACTCTCGTCACCGCCGGGCTGGTCGAGTACCGCCCCTCGGACGAGCGCGTCGTCAGGTATATCGACACCCTGAGCGGCGAGGGGTCGACGATCGACGTGGTGCGCCTCCTGATCGAGGCGGGGCGGACCGATGTCGACGCCACCCTCGCGGGCGAGACGGGCGTGCTCGTCGTCGACAACCGCGAGTTCCCGCTCACCCGGTTCACCGAGGGCGACGACCTCGCGACGGCGACGGCCGCGAACCTCGGCGGAGTCCTCGACATCCGCCGACCCCGCGAGGACGGGCCGTTTCCCCGCGGCGAGCCGAGCTGGGAGTTCGCGTCGCTCACCTACGGCGGTGCCGGCGAGTTGGCGCTCGCGCTCTTGATGGAGCGGTCGCTCGTCGACTCGTGGGAGACGCTCGGCGGGCCAGTGGCCCGGGAGGAGTTCGCGCCCGTGTCGGTCATCCGGACCGCGCTCGCCGAGGCAGACGTGGGGACCGAGCGGTAG
- a CDS encoding DUF456 domain-containing protein, translating into MVSALAWVAIGLAVGGVVGSLLPAVPGAALSFAGILVYWWSTGYTDPSPVVLVGFALVAGVAAVVDLAGSAVAVRAGGASPLTAGVALVAGLVLGLVTGPLGFVLGIAGAAFAVEYYRTGEREASGRAALYATVGVLGSAVVQVLLTLSLLVGIVVVVVR; encoded by the coding sequence ATGGTCTCCGCGCTCGCGTGGGTCGCGATCGGGCTCGCCGTCGGCGGCGTCGTCGGCAGTCTCCTCCCGGCGGTGCCAGGGGCGGCGCTCTCGTTCGCGGGCATCCTCGTCTACTGGTGGTCGACGGGCTACACGGACCCGTCGCCTGTCGTCCTCGTGGGGTTCGCGCTCGTCGCCGGCGTCGCGGCCGTCGTCGACCTCGCCGGGAGCGCCGTCGCCGTCCGGGCGGGCGGTGCCTCGCCGCTCACCGCCGGCGTCGCGCTCGTCGCCGGCCTCGTCCTCGGTCTCGTCACCGGACCTCTCGGGTTCGTGCTCGGCATCGCCGGTGCGGCGTTCGCCGTCGAGTACTACCGGACCGGCGAGCGCGAGGCGAGCGGACGCGCGGCGCTGTACGCGACGGTCGGCGTGCTCGGGTCGGCCGTCGTCCAGGTGTTGCTCACGCTGTCGCTCCTCGTCGGGATCGTCGTCGTCGTCGTCCGCTGA
- a CDS encoding ferredoxin family protein, producing MAIDANFETNRDRVEVDDDAFADDVAVWGPYEPPETQGIHGTHVAVDFDICIADGACLEDCPVDVFTWVDTPGHPESEIKAEPTHEDQCIDCMLCVDVCPVDAIDVDPGRAGRI from the coding sequence ATGGCCATCGACGCGAACTTCGAGACGAACCGGGACCGAGTCGAGGTCGACGACGACGCCTTCGCGGACGACGTCGCCGTGTGGGGACCGTACGAACCACCGGAGACCCAGGGGATTCACGGCACCCACGTGGCGGTCGACTTCGACATCTGTATCGCCGACGGCGCCTGTCTCGAGGACTGTCCGGTCGACGTGTTCACCTGGGTCGACACGCCAGGCCACCCCGAGTCGGAGATCAAGGCCGAACCAACCCACGAGGATCAGTGCATCGACTGCATGCTCTGCGTCGACGTCTGCCCGGTCGACGCCATCGACGTCGACCCCGGACGCGCCGGCCGGATCTGA
- a CDS encoding glutamate--tRNA ligase, whose amino-acid sequence MDAELRERVERAAETHALFNALKHDGDADVGAVMGPLMGENPDFRPHGDAIPGVVAPVVGRVNEMDTDEKRTRLTELAPDRVDELDADDDGEEHTLPDLSNADAHETIRMRAAPNPNGPWHIGHARMPAVIGTYKQRYDGEFVVRFDDTDPETKRPDLDAYDAILDDIDYLGFEPDAVVTASDRVETYYDHARDLIDAGGAYTCSCPQAAFSDLKNAGEACPHRDKSTEETHEEFDAMVAGDYSSGEMVLRVRTDIEHKNPALRDWVAFRIIDTPHPRAAAADYRCWPMLDFQSGVDDHLLGITHIIRGIDLQDSAKRQRFVYDYFDWEYPEVIHWGHVNVDAYDVTLSTSTLKAKIDAGDLDGWDDPRAPTLASLRRRGIRGEAVVGAMIELGTSTSNVDLSMSSVYAKNRDLVDDESDRCFFVRDGVEKPVIAGPTAGEPPVHPDHEDRGRRHIPVAGAVLVEPDDVPPNGQRVWLKGYGCVRHTRDAFEFTGDDIDVVRDGDVDVIHWVPADGSVLVRMRTMDGDVTGLAEPGFADRDVDDVLQFERVGFVRVDEVAEDGAVSGDESVVYFAHP is encoded by the coding sequence ATGGACGCAGAACTCCGCGAGCGCGTCGAACGGGCGGCGGAAACACACGCCCTCTTCAACGCGCTGAAGCACGACGGTGACGCCGACGTCGGCGCCGTGATGGGACCGTTGATGGGCGAGAACCCGGATTTCAGACCTCACGGCGACGCGATTCCGGGTGTCGTCGCGCCGGTCGTGGGGCGGGTGAACGAGATGGACACCGACGAGAAGCGCACCCGTCTGACGGAACTCGCCCCCGACCGCGTCGACGAACTCGACGCCGACGACGACGGCGAGGAGCACACCCTGCCCGACCTGTCGAACGCCGACGCCCACGAGACGATCCGGATGCGCGCCGCACCGAACCCGAACGGCCCGTGGCATATCGGTCACGCGCGCATGCCCGCAGTCATCGGGACGTACAAACAGCGATACGACGGCGAGTTCGTCGTCCGCTTCGACGACACGGACCCCGAGACGAAGCGGCCCGACCTCGACGCCTACGACGCCATCCTCGACGACATCGACTACCTCGGCTTCGAGCCGGACGCGGTGGTGACGGCGTCGGACCGCGTCGAGACCTACTACGATCACGCCCGCGACCTCATCGACGCCGGCGGGGCGTACACCTGTTCGTGCCCACAGGCCGCGTTCTCAGACCTGAAGAACGCGGGCGAGGCCTGCCCACACCGCGACAAATCGACCGAGGAGACCCACGAGGAGTTCGATGCGATGGTCGCGGGCGACTACTCGTCGGGCGAGATGGTGCTCCGCGTGCGGACGGATATCGAACACAAGAATCCGGCCCTCCGCGACTGGGTCGCCTTCCGCATCATCGACACGCCCCACCCCCGCGCGGCCGCGGCCGACTACCGCTGCTGGCCGATGCTCGACTTCCAGTCGGGCGTCGACGATCACCTGCTCGGGATCACCCACATCATCCGTGGGATCGACCTCCAAGACTCGGCGAAACGACAGCGGTTCGTCTACGACTACTTCGACTGGGAGTACCCCGAAGTGATCCACTGGGGGCACGTCAACGTCGACGCCTACGACGTGACGCTCTCCACGTCGACGCTGAAAGCGAAGATCGACGCCGGCGACCTCGACGGCTGGGACGACCCGCGCGCGCCGACCCTGGCGAGCCTCCGTCGACGCGGCATCCGCGGCGAGGCGGTCGTCGGCGCGATGATCGAACTCGGAACGTCGACGTCGAACGTCGACCTGTCGATGTCGTCGGTCTACGCCAAAAACCGCGACCTCGTCGACGACGAGTCGGATCGCTGTTTCTTCGTCCGCGACGGCGTCGAGAAGCCAGTCATCGCCGGGCCGACAGCGGGCGAACCACCCGTTCACCCCGACCACGAGGACCGTGGCCGACGCCACATCCCCGTCGCGGGTGCGGTGCTCGTCGAACCGGATGACGTGCCGCCCAACGGCCAGCGCGTCTGGCTGAAGGGGTACGGCTGCGTCCGCCACACCCGCGACGCGTTCGAATTCACCGGCGACGACATCGACGTCGTCCGCGACGGCGACGTGGACGTGATCCACTGGGTGCCCGCCGACGGCTCCGTCCTGGTGCGGATGCGCACGATGGACGGCGACGTCACGGGGCTCGCCGAACCCGGCTTCGCCGACCGAGACGTCGACGACGTGCTCCAGTTCGAGCGGGTCGGCTTCGTCCGCGTGGACGAGGTGGCCGAGGACGGCGCGGTCTCGGGCGACGAGTCGGTCGTCTACTTCGCCCATCCCTGA
- a CDS encoding electron transfer flavoprotein subunit alpha/FixB family protein, whose amino-acid sequence MVEIDPNEYEIAELGPKIKDVDDREELEAMLAAEEAGEDRPAVKTLIQSRIDKLADDGGDGEIDLEEMGMADLANAIRSIDDPDRLRDLLAEEEAGEDRDTIKQQFENRLESLEGDDGEADETATERRSPEERHPDLDHPTEDKQYVHALEDGAYRDMWVYCETQAGELIDVSKEMLGKARELMDTYNAEYDEDERVVAVLVGDDVERHADECIALGADVVVYQEDPRLERFRHKPYTEVFCDMARSADHPFGREKEAEEWRDYDEPRYVLFPATNNGRDLSAQVQAELDSGLASDCSGLYIEDTVISNPVKTGEPGTKKTFERVLHMKRPDFSGFEYSTILCLDNPHREFHPQGGSVIPGSFEIPGPDPSREGEVVRHDLPLDDDWFRVSVTEYDQLDSGVDLTGNDVVVCVGRGISADPTKGVELALELAETFENADVGVTRGIVTGSFQFDGHVEQYTHEERQIGETGQVIQPTLYVAAGVSGAVQHKVGCDESETIVAINTDADARIKDWSDYFIEGDLFEVLPRLTEAVKTGELDVEAVADGGTRPRTDGGRAETTGDNGDADE is encoded by the coding sequence GTGGTCGAGATCGACCCGAACGAGTACGAGATCGCCGAACTCGGCCCGAAGATCAAAGACGTCGACGACCGCGAGGAGTTGGAGGCGATGCTCGCCGCGGAGGAGGCGGGCGAGGATCGCCCAGCCGTGAAGACGCTCATCCAGTCGCGCATCGATAAACTCGCTGACGACGGCGGTGACGGCGAGATCGACCTCGAAGAGATGGGGATGGCCGACCTGGCCAACGCCATCCGGTCCATCGACGATCCCGACCGCCTCCGCGACCTGCTCGCAGAAGAGGAGGCAGGCGAGGACCGCGACACGATCAAACAGCAGTTCGAAAACCGGCTGGAGTCGCTCGAAGGCGACGACGGCGAGGCCGACGAGACGGCCACCGAACGGCGCTCGCCCGAGGAACGACATCCGGACCTCGACCACCCCACCGAGGACAAGCAGTACGTCCACGCCCTCGAGGACGGCGCCTACCGCGACATGTGGGTGTACTGCGAGACGCAGGCCGGGGAGCTGATCGACGTCTCGAAGGAGATGCTCGGCAAGGCCCGCGAGCTGATGGACACGTACAACGCGGAGTACGACGAGGACGAGCGGGTCGTCGCGGTCCTCGTCGGTGACGACGTCGAGAGACACGCCGACGAGTGCATCGCCCTCGGTGCGGACGTCGTCGTCTACCAGGAGGACCCGCGCCTGGAACGCTTCCGACACAAGCCCTACACGGAGGTCTTCTGCGACATGGCCCGGAGCGCGGACCACCCGTTCGGGCGGGAGAAAGAAGCGGAGGAGTGGCGCGACTACGACGAGCCGCGCTACGTGCTGTTCCCCGCGACCAACAACGGCCGCGACCTCTCCGCGCAGGTCCAGGCCGAACTCGACTCGGGGCTGGCCTCGGACTGTTCGGGGCTGTACATCGAGGACACCGTCATCTCGAACCCCGTCAAGACGGGCGAGCCCGGCACGAAGAAGACGTTCGAGCGCGTCCTCCACATGAAGCGCCCGGACTTCTCGGGCTTCGAGTACTCCACGATCCTCTGTCTCGACAACCCCCACCGCGAGTTCCACCCACAGGGTGGCTCGGTCATCCCGGGGAGCTTCGAGATCCCCGGCCCCGACCCGTCCAGGGAGGGTGAGGTCGTCCGACACGACCTCCCGCTGGACGACGACTGGTTCCGGGTCTCGGTCACGGAGTACGACCAGCTCGATTCGGGTGTCGACCTCACCGGTAACGACGTGGTCGTCTGCGTCGGCCGCGGGATCAGCGCCGATCCGACGAAGGGCGTCGAACTCGCGCTCGAACTCGCCGAGACGTTCGAGAACGCCGACGTGGGCGTCACCCGCGGCATCGTCACGGGCTCGTTCCAGTTCGACGGCCACGTCGAGCAGTACACCCACGAGGAGCGACAGATCGGCGAGACCGGGCAGGTCATCCAGCCGACGCTGTACGTCGCCGCCGGGGTGTCGGGGGCGGTCCAGCACAAGGTCGGCTGCGACGAGTCGGAGACGATCGTCGCCATCAACACCGACGCCGACGCCCGCATCAAGGACTGGTCGGACTACTTCATCGAGGGCGATCTCTTCGAGGTGCTCCCCCGATTGACCGAGGCGGTGAAGACGGGCGAACTGGACGTCGAGGCGGTCGCCGACGGGGGAACGCGACCGAGAACCGACGGCGGGCGAGCGGAGACGACCGGGGACAACGGTGATGCCGATGAGTAG
- a CDS encoding RNase J family beta-CASP ribonuclease, whose product MEIEIATIGGYEEVGRQMTAVRAGDDVVVFDMGLNLSQVLIHDNVETEQMHSLDLIDMGAIPDDRVMSDLEGDVKAIVPTHGHLDHIGAISKLAHRYNAPIVATPFTIELVRQQIEGENKFNVNNDLVKMSAGETMSIGDRVELEFVNVTHSIIDAINPVIHTPEGAIVYGLDKRMDHTPVIGDPIDMKRFREIGREGEGVLCYIEDCTNAGRKGRTPSEAVARRHLRDVMTSIEDYDGGIVATTFSSHIARVTSLVEFAKDIGRQPVLLGRSMEKYSGTAERLGFVDFPDDVGMYGHRKSVDRTFKRIMNEGKENYLPIVTGHQGEPRAMLTRMGRGETPFELDDGDKVLFSARVIPEPTNEGQRYQSEKLLKMQGARIYDDIHVSGHLREEGHYTMLQALQPQHVVPAHQNLKGFSPYVDLAESQGYALGRDLHITRNGNMIQLVD is encoded by the coding sequence ATGGAAATAGAAATCGCAACAATCGGCGGCTACGAGGAAGTCGGCCGCCAGATGACAGCAGTCCGAGCCGGCGACGACGTCGTCGTCTTCGACATGGGTCTGAACCTCTCGCAGGTTCTCATCCACGACAACGTCGAAACCGAACAGATGCACAGCCTCGACCTGATCGACATGGGCGCGATCCCCGACGATCGGGTCATGAGCGACCTCGAAGGCGACGTCAAGGCGATCGTCCCCACTCACGGTCACCTCGACCACATCGGCGCGATCTCCAAACTCGCCCACCGCTACAACGCGCCGATCGTCGCGACGCCGTTCACCATCGAACTCGTCCGCCAGCAGATCGAGGGCGAGAACAAGTTCAACGTCAACAACGACCTGGTGAAGATGTCGGCGGGCGAGACGATGTCGATCGGCGACCGCGTCGAACTGGAGTTCGTCAACGTCACCCACTCCATCATCGACGCCATCAACCCCGTCATCCACACGCCCGAGGGTGCCATCGTCTACGGGCTCGACAAGCGGATGGACCACACGCCGGTCATCGGCGACCCCATCGACATGAAGCGCTTCCGCGAGATCGGCCGCGAGGGCGAGGGCGTCCTCTGCTACATCGAGGACTGCACCAACGCGGGTCGCAAGGGCCGGACCCCCTCCGAGGCCGTCGCCCGTCGTCACCTCCGCGACGTGATGACCTCCATCGAGGATTACGACGGTGGCATCGTCGCCACGACGTTCAGTTCGCACATCGCCCGTGTCACCTCCCTCGTCGAGTTCGCGAAGGACATCGGCCGCCAGCCCGTCCTCTTGGGCCGGTCGATGGAGAAGTACTCCGGCACCGCCGAACGGCTCGGCTTCGTCGACTTCCCCGACGACGTCGGGATGTACGGTCACCGCAAGTCCGTGGACAGAACGTTCAAGCGCATCATGAACGAGGGCAAGGAGAACTACCTCCCGATCGTGACCGGCCACCAGGGCGAGCCCCGTGCGATGCTCACCCGGATGGGCCGCGGCGAGACGCCGTTCGAGCTCGACGACGGCGACAAGGTGCTCTTCTCGGCGCGGGTCATCCCCGAGCCCACGAACGAGGGGCAGCGCTACCAGTCCGAGAAGCTCCTGAAAATGCAGGGCGCGCGCATCTACGACGATATCCACGTCTCCGGTCACCTTCGCGAGGAGGGCCACTACACCATGCTGCAGGCGCTGCAGCCCCAGCACGTCGTTCCGGCTCACCAGAACCTCAAGGGCTTCTCGCCGTACGTCGACCTCGCCGAGAGTCAGGGATACGCCCTCGGGCGCGACCTCCACATCACCCGGAACGGCAACATGATCCAGCTGGTGGACTGA
- a CDS encoding electron transfer flavoprotein subunit beta/FixA family protein, protein MGELDTVVLTKGVPDFREGQVSFDDDGHLERGKTPTVMNPNDKHALRAALQTRVRHGGTVSVMSMGPPGYKDVLREAMETVYADDLTLVSDREMAAADTWATAITLGSAIRKRGLPDLVFAGFKTADGETGHTGPQTCWCLDMPVITHVVALDIDTDERTVRAKRLVEGDIEEIETVEAPLPAFIVSDPDFEPVYRTAGDRLELKQLRHRTRERAADFEEHLTVWDHADLNLDPDYIGLDGSPTIVSSVDPIPKSPAEREATMVDPSDAAAMQQVVEELTPFAGSPGAAEAGGD, encoded by the coding sequence ATGGGAGAACTCGACACGGTCGTACTGACCAAGGGTGTACCGGACTTTCGCGAGGGCCAGGTATCGTTCGACGACGACGGCCACCTCGAACGGGGGAAGACGCCGACGGTGATGAACCCGAACGACAAACACGCGCTGCGGGCGGCGCTGCAGACCCGGGTTAGACACGGAGGCACCGTCTCCGTGATGTCGATGGGTCCGCCGGGGTACAAAGACGTGCTCCGCGAGGCGATGGAGACGGTGTACGCCGACGACCTCACGCTCGTCTCCGACCGGGAGATGGCCGCCGCCGACACGTGGGCGACCGCCATCACCCTGGGTTCGGCGATCCGCAAACGCGGGCTGCCCGACCTGGTGTTCGCCGGGTTCAAGACGGCCGACGGCGAGACGGGTCACACCGGCCCGCAGACGTGCTGGTGTCTCGACATGCCGGTCATCACGCACGTCGTCGCGCTCGACATCGACACCGACGAACGGACCGTCCGCGCCAAACGCCTCGTCGAGGGCGACATTGAGGAGATCGAGACGGTCGAGGCACCGCTGCCGGCGTTCATCGTCTCGGATCCGGATTTCGAGCCGGTGTACCGCACCGCCGGCGACCGTCTCGAACTGAAGCAACTCCGCCACCGGACGCGCGAGCGCGCCGCGGACTTCGAGGAGCACCTGACCGTGTGGGACCACGCTGACCTGAACCTCGACCCCGACTACATCGGGCTCGACGGCTCCCCGACGATCGTCTCATCGGTGGATCCAATCCCGAAGTCACCGGCCGAGCGCGAGGCGACGATGGTCGATCCGTCGGACGCGGCGGCGATGCAGCAGGTGGTCGAGGAACTCACGCCCTTTGCCGGATCGCCGGGGGCCGCGGAAGCCGGGGGTGACTGA
- a CDS encoding 50S ribosomal protein L37e, producing MTGAGTPSQGKKNKTTHVKCRRCGEKSYHVKKKACASCGFGKSAKRRDYAWQSKAGDN from the coding sequence ATGACTGGCGCAGGAACGCCGAGCCAAGGAAAAAAGAACAAGACGACACACGTGAAGTGCCGCCGCTGTGGCGAAAAATCCTACCACGTGAAGAAGAAGGCGTGTGCCTCCTGCGGCTTCGGCAAGTCCGCCAAGCGCCGCGACTACGCCTGGCAGTCGAAAGCCGGCGACAACTGA